In Micromonospora sp. NBC_01813, the following are encoded in one genomic region:
- a CDS encoding glycoside hydrolase family 9 protein, with the protein MSILPRRRTVPLAVTVVTALTATALTAATPAHAQEEAPEQIVNGTFDDGHAPWWGTPNITLDSSSQQLCADIPGGTVNPWDVIIGQDNIPLVAGETYEYKFFATATPNKIVRALIQLPVDPWTQFMAANPEVSVSGNNYTYTFTAPADLPNAQVAFQVGGSADPWRLCLDNVSLRGGAEPEEYVPDTGPRVRVNQVGYLPKGPKNATIVTDATDPLPWKLHDSSGKVVANGKSTPRGLDASSGQQVHSVTFSRFVRPGTGYTLVADGETSFPFEIGTSFYTQLRADALKFYYTQRSGIEIRDELRPGYGRPAGHVGVAPNQGDTAVPCQPGVCDYTLDVSGGWYDAGDHGKYVVNGGISVYQLMSEYERGLRVGQGNSWLQRDGVLDLPESGNKLPDILDEARWQQEFLLKMQVPAGNPLAGMAHHKIHDAAWTGLPLLPHLDSQLRELHPPSTAATLNLAATAAQAARVFTPYDEAFAERNLLAARTAWAAAKANPEMYADPADATGGGPYDDVDVTDEFYWAAAELYLTTGEREFRDFVLASPHHTGDIFKEGAFGWQWTAPLGRMALATVPNSLPGWWQVRASVIEAADRYLATAQAHPYGVPYAPVGNIYDWGSNSIVVNNAIVIATAYDLTGKEKYRDGVLQSMDYIFGRNALNISYVTGYGTVSSQNQHSRWYARQLNADLPNPPRGTLAGGPNSSIQDPVAQRLLTGCAPQFCYIDDIESWATNELTINWNAPLAWIAAFIADQGRG; encoded by the coding sequence GTGTCGATACTCCCTCGGCGGCGGACCGTCCCGCTTGCCGTAACCGTGGTGACGGCGCTGACCGCCACCGCCCTCACCGCCGCGACCCCTGCCCACGCGCAGGAGGAAGCACCCGAGCAGATCGTCAACGGCACCTTCGACGACGGTCACGCCCCCTGGTGGGGCACCCCGAACATCACCCTCGACTCCAGCAGTCAGCAGCTCTGCGCCGACATCCCCGGCGGCACCGTCAACCCCTGGGACGTGATCATCGGGCAGGACAACATTCCGCTGGTCGCCGGGGAGACGTACGAATACAAGTTCTTCGCCACCGCCACCCCCAACAAGATCGTCCGGGCGCTGATCCAACTGCCGGTCGACCCGTGGACCCAGTTCATGGCGGCCAACCCCGAGGTCAGCGTCTCCGGCAACAACTACACGTACACGTTCACCGCACCGGCCGACCTGCCCAACGCGCAGGTAGCCTTCCAGGTCGGCGGCAGCGCCGACCCGTGGCGGCTCTGCCTCGACAACGTGTCGCTGCGCGGCGGCGCCGAACCGGAGGAGTACGTGCCGGACACCGGACCCCGGGTGCGGGTCAACCAGGTCGGCTACCTGCCCAAGGGGCCGAAGAACGCCACCATCGTCACCGACGCCACCGATCCGCTGCCCTGGAAACTGCACGACTCCAGCGGCAAGGTCGTCGCCAACGGCAAGTCGACCCCGCGTGGGCTGGACGCCTCCTCCGGCCAGCAGGTCCACTCGGTCACCTTCAGCCGCTTCGTCCGGCCCGGCACCGGCTACACGCTGGTCGCCGACGGCGAGACCAGCTTCCCGTTCGAGATCGGCACCAGTTTCTACACACAGCTGCGCGCCGACGCGCTGAAGTTCTACTACACCCAGCGCAGCGGCATCGAGATCCGCGACGAGCTGCGGCCCGGCTACGGCCGCCCGGCCGGGCACGTCGGCGTCGCGCCCAACCAGGGTGACACCGCCGTACCGTGCCAGCCTGGCGTCTGCGACTACACGTTGGACGTCTCCGGTGGCTGGTACGACGCCGGTGACCACGGCAAGTACGTGGTCAACGGTGGAATCTCCGTCTACCAGCTGATGAGCGAGTACGAGCGGGGCCTGCGGGTCGGCCAGGGCAACTCGTGGCTGCAGCGCGACGGTGTCCTGGACCTGCCGGAGAGCGGCAACAAGCTGCCGGACATCCTCGACGAGGCCCGCTGGCAGCAGGAGTTCCTGCTGAAGATGCAGGTCCCGGCCGGCAACCCGTTGGCCGGCATGGCCCACCACAAGATTCACGACGCCGCGTGGACCGGTCTGCCGCTGCTGCCGCACCTGGACTCCCAGCTGCGGGAGCTGCACCCGCCGTCGACCGCCGCCACGCTCAACCTGGCGGCGACTGCCGCCCAGGCGGCGCGGGTGTTCACGCCGTACGACGAGGCCTTCGCCGAGCGCAACCTGCTCGCGGCCCGCACCGCGTGGGCGGCGGCCAAGGCCAACCCGGAGATGTACGCCGATCCGGCCGACGCCACCGGCGGCGGTCCCTACGACGACGTCGACGTCACCGACGAGTTCTACTGGGCGGCCGCCGAGCTGTACCTGACCACCGGGGAGCGGGAGTTCCGCGACTTCGTACTCGCCTCGCCGCACCACACCGGTGACATCTTCAAGGAGGGTGCCTTCGGCTGGCAGTGGACCGCGCCGCTGGGCCGGATGGCGCTGGCCACGGTGCCGAACAGCCTGCCGGGCTGGTGGCAGGTGCGGGCGTCGGTGATCGAGGCGGCGGACCGCTACCTGGCCACTGCCCAGGCCCACCCGTACGGCGTTCCGTACGCCCCGGTCGGCAACATCTACGACTGGGGTTCGAACAGCATCGTCGTCAACAACGCGATCGTGATCGCCACCGCGTACGACCTGACCGGCAAGGAGAAGTACCGGGACGGGGTGCTGCAGTCGATGGACTACATCTTCGGCCGCAACGCGCTCAACATCTCCTACGTCACCGGCTACGGGACGGTGTCGTCGCAGAACCAGCATTCCCGCTGGTACGCCCGGCAGCTCAACGCGGACCTGCCGAACCCGCCGCGCGGCACGCTCGCCGGTGGCCCGAACTCGTCGATCCAGGACCCGGTGGCGCAGCGGTTGCTGACCGGCTGCGCGCCGCAGTTCTGCTACATCGACGACATCGAGTCCTGGGCCACCAATGAGTTGACCATCAACTGGAACGCGCCGTTGGCCTGGATCGCGGCCTTCATCGCCGACCAGGGTCGCGGCTGA
- a CDS encoding M28 family peptidase produces MGAPLATAADRAFARPRRRLPAALAALAVLGLIGTAALLHLRPPAARDVDTPVTEFSADRAHRHVEQVAAVPHPVGSAANDDVRAYLVETLTGLGLVPEVQETIGGEAGQLSGAASGATLARVRNVIAQIPGSDPTGQVILVTHYDSVQVSPGANDDGVGVATLLEVARALTEVEQPRNDVVLLFTDAEEACLCGAAAFVAEHGLATSRDTVVLNLEARGSSGPVVTFETSRNNAALVDVFGRSAPHPIGTSFAVEVYRLLPNDTDFTPFLDAGFAGLNSAYIDGSAIYHTPQDTPASMNRASLQHHGDNTLGLALGFGAADIPALAVGSDATYFPTPAGLVHYAGTLTWPLAVLAVLAVGVLTWLVRRRGRASWPQLAAGFGLTIIPLVAAPAAAQGLWAVVVAARPEYADLLDPYRPVPYRLAVLALTAAVVFTWYALLRRRVSPAALAVGGLGWLALLGVLLAAVAPGGSYLAVLPALAAAAGCFVALSLRTTGVWPVVAVVAGASVGVLILAPTVVLLFPALGMGTGGAAAFFAVLLALVALPVLDLTLPQAGGQRGVAALRARRFGPVPAVATGLAALVLTVVGLVVDRFDAAHPVPTQLMYALDSDTGDARWFSREASPQPWTAGYLDGGAASVATEFPLFGTTALASGPAEPADLPAPALDVLDDSGVAADGLRTLRLRLLPQRQVRLVALHVAAGATQVVSATVAGRSVPVSPAGTAPDGAWSFGTVFHAPPPQGVEIVLVLRAADAGSSDAGSSDAAGSVRLRVADGSDGLDELPGFTPRPAGVGIAGSHTAELVTVARTYTY; encoded by the coding sequence ATGGGCGCACCTCTCGCCACCGCCGCCGACCGGGCGTTCGCCCGCCCTCGTCGACGACTGCCCGCCGCGCTGGCCGCACTGGCCGTCCTGGGACTGATCGGCACCGCCGCGCTGCTGCACCTGCGCCCACCGGCGGCCCGCGACGTCGACACCCCGGTCACCGAGTTCAGCGCCGACCGGGCGCACCGGCACGTCGAACAGGTCGCCGCGGTGCCGCACCCGGTCGGCAGCGCCGCCAACGACGACGTCCGCGCCTACCTCGTCGAGACGCTGACCGGGCTGGGCCTGGTCCCGGAGGTGCAGGAGACGATCGGCGGCGAAGCCGGCCAGCTCAGCGGTGCCGCCAGCGGCGCCACCCTGGCCCGGGTCCGCAACGTGATCGCCCAGATCCCCGGCTCGGACCCGACCGGACAGGTCATCCTGGTCACCCACTACGACTCGGTGCAGGTCAGCCCGGGTGCCAACGACGACGGCGTCGGCGTCGCCACCCTGCTGGAGGTGGCCCGCGCGCTCACCGAGGTCGAGCAGCCCCGCAACGACGTCGTGCTGCTGTTCACCGACGCCGAGGAAGCCTGCCTGTGCGGGGCGGCTGCCTTCGTCGCCGAACACGGGCTGGCCACCAGCCGCGACACCGTCGTACTCAACCTGGAGGCGCGGGGCAGCAGCGGACCGGTCGTCACCTTCGAGACGTCCCGGAACAACGCCGCCCTGGTCGACGTGTTCGGCCGCTCGGCGCCGCACCCGATCGGCACGTCGTTCGCCGTGGAGGTCTATCGGCTGCTGCCCAACGACACCGACTTCACCCCGTTCCTCGACGCCGGCTTCGCCGGCCTGAACTCGGCGTACATCGACGGATCGGCGATCTACCACACGCCGCAGGACACCCCGGCGTCGATGAATCGGGCCAGCCTGCAGCACCACGGCGACAACACCCTCGGGCTGGCCCTCGGCTTCGGAGCGGCGGACATCCCGGCACTGGCCGTCGGCTCCGACGCCACCTACTTCCCCACCCCGGCCGGGCTGGTGCACTACGCGGGCACGCTGACCTGGCCACTGGCGGTGCTGGCCGTGCTGGCGGTGGGCGTACTGACCTGGCTGGTCCGCCGACGTGGCCGGGCCAGCTGGCCGCAGCTGGCCGCCGGCTTCGGGCTGACGATCATCCCGCTGGTCGCCGCGCCGGCCGCCGCGCAAGGGCTGTGGGCCGTCGTGGTCGCGGCCCGTCCCGAGTACGCCGATCTGCTCGACCCGTACCGGCCGGTGCCGTACCGGCTGGCGGTGCTGGCGCTCACCGCCGCCGTCGTCTTCACCTGGTACGCCCTGCTGCGCCGACGGGTCTCCCCGGCGGCGCTGGCCGTCGGCGGGCTGGGCTGGCTGGCGCTGCTCGGCGTACTGCTCGCCGCCGTCGCCCCCGGTGGGTCCTACCTGGCGGTGCTGCCGGCGTTGGCCGCGGCGGCCGGCTGCTTCGTCGCGCTGTCGCTGCGTACCACCGGGGTGTGGCCGGTCGTCGCGGTGGTCGCCGGCGCGTCGGTCGGGGTGCTGATCCTGGCGCCGACGGTGGTGTTGCTCTTCCCGGCGCTGGGGATGGGCACCGGCGGGGCGGCGGCGTTCTTCGCGGTCCTGCTGGCTCTGGTCGCGTTGCCGGTGCTCGACCTGACGCTGCCGCAGGCCGGTGGGCAGCGGGGGGTCGCGGCCCTCCGGGCCCGCCGGTTCGGCCCGGTGCCGGCGGTGGCCACCGGCCTGGCCGCGCTGGTGCTGACCGTGGTCGGCCTGGTCGTGGACCGGTTCGACGCGGCGCATCCGGTGCCGACCCAGCTGATGTACGCGCTGGACAGCGACACCGGCGACGCCCGCTGGTTCAGCCGGGAGGCCAGTCCGCAGCCGTGGACCGCCGGCTACCTCGACGGCGGCGCCGCCTCGGTCGCGACCGAGTTCCCGCTGTTCGGCACCACCGCGTTGGCCAGCGGGCCGGCGGAGCCCGCCGACCTGCCGGCACCGGCGCTGGACGTGCTCGACGACAGCGGGGTGGCCGCCGACGGCCTGCGTACGTTGCGGTTGCGGCTGCTGCCGCAGCGCCAGGTACGGCTGGTGGCGCTACACGTGGCGGCCGGCGCGACCCAGGTGGTGTCGGCGACGGTCGCCGGGCGGTCGGTGCCGGTCTCGCCGGCCGGCACCGCCCCGGACGGGGCGTGGAGTTTCGGTACGGTCTTCCACGCCCCGCCTCCACAAGGGGTGGAGATCGTGCTGGTGCTACGGGCCGCCGACGCTGGATCTTCGGATGCTGGCTCTTCGGATGCGGCCGGGTCGGTGCGGTTGCGGGTGGCCGATGGCAGTGACGGGCTCGACGAGTTGCCCGGTTTCACGCCGCGGCCGGCCGGGGTGGGGATCGCCGGCTCACACACCGCCGAACTGGTCACCGTCGCCCGCACCTACACCTACTGA
- a CDS encoding sensor histidine kinase produces the protein MTGASAPALSSPSRLTLRARVALLCVVVGGLLAVLAGGAAVVANANRDHIDTILNTTGPLRADAESLLTTLVDQETGVRGYAVTGDPADLAPYQEGVVREQQLLDHMAGLLDEGDPLLAQIDEVTAQAQRWRDTVAEPAIATVEAEGTASAQALLDDAARQQFDALRTSVNELQADILVVRNQVAADARRTSGTLVFLLIVAAGVVVLAGVVLLVSLNRLVIGPVTGLAAQVRQVADGDYQRDITGVGPPELAVLASDVDGMRRKIAADLDEVREARERIEWVNSQLEKQTEELMRSNRDLEQFAYVASHDLQEPLRKVASFCQLLQRRYAGQLDARADQYIAFAVDGAQRMQRLINDLLAFSRIGRMTSGFTEVDLNKVMDSVSSQTEPTREYAGGELTWSELPVVLGEEPLLTNLLVNLVSNSFKFRQPEVAPKVEISARQVGDEWEITCRDNGIGIEAEFADKIFVIFQRLHSKDAYPGTGIGLAIGKKIVEYHGGRIWVDTEVEQGTAISFTLPATARPVEASAATQAAS, from the coding sequence GTGACCGGCGCTTCGGCTCCGGCTCTGTCCTCGCCCAGCCGGTTGACGCTGCGGGCCCGGGTGGCGCTGCTCTGCGTGGTGGTCGGTGGCCTGCTGGCGGTGCTGGCCGGCGGCGCGGCGGTGGTCGCCAACGCCAACCGCGATCACATCGACACCATCCTGAACACCACCGGCCCGCTGCGGGCCGACGCGGAGAGTCTGCTCACCACCCTCGTCGACCAGGAGACCGGGGTACGCGGGTACGCGGTCACCGGCGATCCGGCGGACCTCGCCCCGTACCAGGAGGGGGTTGTTCGCGAGCAGCAACTGCTCGACCACATGGCCGGGCTGCTCGACGAGGGTGATCCGCTGCTCGCCCAGATCGACGAGGTGACCGCGCAGGCGCAGCGGTGGCGGGATACGGTCGCGGAGCCGGCGATCGCCACGGTCGAGGCGGAGGGGACGGCGTCCGCGCAGGCGTTGCTCGACGACGCGGCCCGCCAGCAGTTCGACGCGCTGCGTACCAGCGTCAACGAACTGCAGGCGGACATCCTGGTGGTGCGTAACCAGGTGGCCGCCGATGCCCGGCGGACCAGTGGGACGCTCGTCTTCCTGCTGATCGTCGCCGCCGGCGTGGTGGTGCTGGCCGGCGTGGTGCTGCTGGTGTCGTTGAACCGGCTGGTGATCGGCCCGGTCACCGGGCTGGCCGCCCAGGTCCGGCAGGTGGCCGACGGCGACTACCAGCGGGACATCACCGGGGTCGGGCCGCCGGAGCTGGCCGTGCTGGCCAGCGACGTGGACGGGATGCGCCGCAAGATCGCCGCCGACCTGGACGAGGTGCGGGAGGCACGTGAGCGCATCGAGTGGGTCAACAGCCAGCTGGAGAAGCAGACCGAGGAGCTGATGCGCTCCAACCGGGATCTGGAGCAGTTCGCCTACGTCGCGTCGCACGACCTGCAGGAGCCGCTGCGCAAGGTGGCCAGCTTCTGTCAGCTGCTGCAGCGCCGCTACGCCGGCCAGCTCGATGCCCGCGCCGACCAGTACATCGCGTTCGCCGTCGACGGGGCGCAGCGGATGCAGCGGCTGATCAACGATCTGCTGGCGTTCTCCCGGATCGGTCGGATGACCAGCGGCTTCACCGAGGTCGACCTGAACAAGGTGATGGACAGCGTGTCCAGCCAGACCGAGCCGACCCGTGAGTACGCCGGTGGCGAGCTGACCTGGTCGGAGTTGCCGGTGGTGCTCGGCGAGGAGCCGTTGCTGACGAATCTGCTGGTGAACCTGGTCAGTAACTCGTTCAAGTTCCGCCAGCCCGAGGTCGCGCCGAAGGTGGAGATATCGGCCCGGCAGGTCGGCGACGAGTGGGAGATCACCTGCCGGGACAACGGCATCGGGATCGAGGCCGAGTTCGCGGACAAGATCTTCGTGATTTTCCAGCGGTTGCATTCCAAGGACGCGTACCCGGGGACCGGGATCGGGCTGGCGATCGGCAAGAAGATCGTGGAGTATCACGGCGGCCGGATCTGGGTGGACACCGAGGTCGAGCAGGGTACGGCGATCAGTTTTACGCTTCCGGCGACCGCGCGCCCGGTGGAGGCGTCCGCTGCCACGCAGGCGGCGTCATGA
- a CDS encoding response regulator, which produces MTEPDGKSPIEVLLVEDDPGDVLMTQEAFEEHKVRNRLNVVSDGAEALAYLRREGKYADAVLPDLILLDLNLPRRDGREVLEEIKKDDTLGRIPVVVLTTSQADEDILRSYQLHANAYVTKPVDFERFIAVIRQIDEFFVSVVKLPPRG; this is translated from the coding sequence ATGACCGAACCGGACGGGAAGAGCCCGATCGAGGTGCTGCTCGTCGAGGACGACCCGGGTGACGTGTTGATGACCCAGGAGGCGTTCGAGGAGCACAAGGTCCGTAACCGGCTCAATGTCGTGTCCGACGGTGCCGAGGCCCTGGCGTACCTGCGGCGGGAGGGCAAGTACGCCGACGCGGTGCTACCCGACCTGATCCTGCTCGACCTCAACCTGCCCCGGCGCGACGGCCGGGAGGTGCTGGAGGAGATCAAGAAGGACGACACGCTGGGCCGGATCCCGGTCGTGGTGCTGACCACCTCGCAGGCCGACGAGGACATCCTGCGCTCGTACCAGCTGCACGCGAACGCGTACGTGACGAAGCCGGTGGATTTCGAGCGGTTCATCGCGGTGATCCGGCAGATCGACGAGTTCTTCGTCAGCGTGGTGAAGCTGCCACCGCGCGGCTGA
- a CDS encoding helix-turn-helix domain-containing protein, whose translation MDTFGSRLRTYRERSGKTRAVLGGLVGRSAEWVKALESGRLLTPRLPMLLRLAEVLDIEDLSALTGEQSLPVASVTRAGHPGIDSVAAAVQRTTLPVGEPMEALALRARVDHAWTAWHHASAERTAVAALLPGLLTDARLAARRLDGVDRRHAAAELARVYHLVQLYAAHQPQPQLVWLAADRAMLAAQDADDPGAIAAAAWYYAHVYRSDGEPDAAEQVLVDALDLQGSGDGGGVEQLARWGQLQLGLALGHARAGRAGQAWRYWDSADAAARRLGSGYVHPWLMFGSVVVDAFGVTLGIDLVRPGDAVRRAAAVDYSALPSRTRRAGGLIDAARAHLMRRDEVAVVHLLGRALRESVETVRHQPYARGMAMELAGRTGVVGEDARELALAMGIDW comes from the coding sequence ATGGATACCTTTGGATCGCGGTTGCGGACGTACCGCGAACGTAGCGGTAAGACCCGGGCGGTTCTCGGCGGGCTCGTCGGCCGCAGCGCCGAGTGGGTCAAGGCCCTCGAATCCGGTCGGCTACTCACCCCCCGGCTGCCGATGCTGTTGCGGCTGGCAGAGGTTCTGGACATCGAGGACCTGTCGGCGTTGACCGGCGAGCAGTCGCTTCCGGTCGCGTCCGTCACCCGCGCTGGTCATCCCGGTATCGACAGCGTTGCCGCTGCCGTGCAGCGCACGACTCTGCCAGTTGGCGAGCCGATGGAGGCCCTGGCACTGCGTGCCCGAGTGGATCACGCGTGGACGGCGTGGCACCACGCGAGTGCCGAGCGGACGGCAGTTGCCGCACTGTTACCGGGGCTGCTGACCGACGCCCGCCTTGCGGCTCGCCGGCTGGATGGAGTCGATCGCAGGCATGCCGCTGCTGAGCTTGCTCGGGTGTATCACCTGGTGCAGTTGTACGCGGCACACCAGCCGCAGCCGCAATTGGTCTGGCTGGCGGCTGACCGGGCGATGCTTGCGGCGCAGGACGCTGACGACCCTGGCGCGATCGCGGCTGCGGCCTGGTACTACGCCCATGTGTATCGCTCCGATGGCGAGCCCGATGCGGCGGAGCAGGTGCTGGTCGACGCGCTCGACCTGCAGGGCAGCGGTGATGGCGGTGGCGTTGAGCAGCTTGCCCGGTGGGGGCAGTTGCAACTGGGGCTGGCCTTGGGGCATGCCCGCGCCGGTCGTGCGGGGCAGGCTTGGCGGTACTGGGACTCGGCGGATGCCGCTGCGCGCCGGCTTGGTTCCGGGTACGTGCACCCGTGGTTGATGTTCGGGTCCGTGGTGGTCGATGCGTTCGGGGTGACCCTTGGCATCGACCTGGTGCGCCCGGGTGATGCGGTGCGGCGGGCTGCGGCGGTCGACTACTCGGCGCTCCCGTCCCGGACCCGTCGGGCCGGTGGCCTGATTGATGCTGCGCGGGCTCACCTGATGCGACGGGACGAGGTGGCGGTGGTCCACCTGCTCGGCCGGGCGTTGCGCGAGTCGGTGGAAACCGTCCGGCATCAGCCGTATGCCCGGGGCATGGCTATGGAGCTTGCTGGCCGCACCGGGGTGGTGGGCGAAGACGCCCGGGAGTTGGCGTTGGCGATGGGTATCGACTGGTAG
- the rsmI gene encoding 16S rRNA (cytidine(1402)-2'-O)-methyltransferase: MSEAQRGSDEGGQRGTEGAQGGDEGEPRRGTLSVVPTPIGNPRDITLRALDVLRTAGLVAAEDTRRARRLLDAHGIDVRIVSCYDHNEQARTGQLISALNAGTDVALISDAGTPLVNDPGYLVVGAALAEGLRVDPLPGASAALSALVGSGLPASRFLYVGFLPRKSAARRTALAEVAPVAATLIFFEAPHRVVEMLADVREVLGDRSTALVRNLTKSYEEWLRGPLSQVHAELAARDEVKGEITVVVDGARRRESTTGGVGALDPDRVIELLLAAGLDTRTVRSLAGELTGLARNEVYDRVAALRPR, encoded by the coding sequence GTGAGTGAGGCGCAGCGGGGGAGCGACGAGGGCGGGCAGCGGGGGACTGAAGGCGCGCAGGGCGGCGACGAGGGCGAGCCGCGGCGCGGCACGCTGTCGGTGGTGCCGACGCCGATCGGCAACCCGCGCGACATCACGCTGCGGGCGCTGGACGTGCTGCGTACCGCCGGGTTGGTCGCCGCAGAGGACACCCGGCGGGCCCGGCGGCTGCTCGACGCGCACGGCATCGACGTCCGCATCGTCAGTTGTTACGACCACAACGAGCAGGCGCGTACCGGGCAGTTGATCTCCGCCCTGAATGCCGGCACCGACGTCGCGTTGATCTCCGACGCGGGTACGCCGCTGGTCAACGACCCCGGCTACCTGGTGGTCGGGGCGGCATTGGCCGAAGGGCTGCGGGTGGATCCGCTGCCGGGGGCGAGCGCCGCGCTGAGTGCGCTGGTCGGCTCCGGGCTGCCGGCCAGCCGGTTCCTGTACGTCGGTTTCCTGCCGCGCAAGTCGGCGGCCCGGCGTACGGCGTTGGCCGAGGTCGCCCCGGTGGCCGCCACCTTGATCTTCTTCGAGGCGCCGCACCGAGTGGTGGAGATGCTGGCCGACGTGCGTGAGGTGCTCGGTGACCGGTCGACGGCGCTGGTGCGGAACCTGACCAAGTCGTACGAGGAGTGGCTGCGCGGGCCGTTGTCGCAGGTGCATGCCGAGTTGGCGGCCCGGGACGAGGTGAAGGGCGAGATCACCGTGGTCGTGGACGGTGCCCGGCGGCGCGAGTCGACCACCGGAGGGGTCGGCGCTCTCGACCCGGACCGGGTGATCGAGTTGCTGCTCGCAGCCGGGTTGGACACCCGGACGGTGCGGTCGTTGGCCGGGGAGTTGACCGGGCTGGCGCGCAACGAGGTGTACGACCGGGTGGCGGCGCTTCGCCCGCGCTAG
- a CDS encoding PP2C family protein-serine/threonine phosphatase has product MTGSSLVPPRSHPHQGSGATVPVLPTDRLRVLLVEDDEGDAFLVGELLAEARAAVDLVVANSLNEARERIAGVDCVLLDLGLPDAQGLDGLRRVLSMAGRAAVCVLTGRQDEHLGIDAVAEGAQDYLVKGQVDGVLLSRALRYAVERKRADESTRRLREVELRQAESARLERGLLPQPLMQTDEVSVHTFYRPGRHAALIGGDFFDVVQTRPGRIDLIVGDVCGHGADEAALGVELRVAWRALVLAGVADDAVLPALEQVLMSERRLREIFATVAEVRLDLVANRATVRLAGHPPPLLFSGGRVVPVPAPGGLLLGVQPRPPRAFDVEFDTDEWSLLMYTDGLIEGRVGDSDERLDVAGLQRLVCEPAARGVSLPALPGWLVGRAEEINGGPLADDVAMLLVSRGGGR; this is encoded by the coding sequence ATGACCGGTTCGTCGCTCGTGCCGCCCCGCTCGCATCCGCACCAGGGGTCGGGTGCCACGGTCCCGGTGCTGCCGACGGATCGGCTGCGGGTGCTGCTGGTCGAGGACGACGAGGGCGACGCCTTCCTGGTCGGCGAGTTGTTGGCCGAGGCGCGGGCCGCGGTCGATCTCGTGGTGGCGAACAGCCTCAACGAGGCCCGGGAGCGGATCGCCGGGGTCGACTGTGTGCTGCTCGACCTGGGGTTGCCCGACGCGCAGGGCCTCGACGGGCTGCGCCGGGTGCTGAGCATGGCGGGTCGGGCCGCGGTGTGCGTGTTGACCGGCCGTCAGGACGAGCACCTCGGCATCGACGCGGTGGCCGAGGGCGCCCAGGACTACCTGGTCAAGGGACAGGTCGACGGGGTGCTGCTCAGCCGGGCACTGCGGTACGCGGTGGAGCGCAAGCGGGCGGACGAGAGCACTCGTCGGCTGCGTGAGGTGGAGCTGCGGCAGGCCGAGTCGGCCCGGCTGGAGCGCGGGCTGCTGCCGCAGCCGCTGATGCAGACCGACGAGGTCTCGGTGCACACCTTCTACCGGCCGGGACGGCACGCGGCGCTGATCGGCGGCGACTTCTTCGACGTGGTGCAGACGCGGCCGGGGCGGATCGATCTGATCGTCGGCGACGTCTGTGGGCACGGCGCGGACGAGGCCGCGCTCGGGGTCGAGTTGCGGGTCGCCTGGCGGGCCCTGGTGCTGGCCGGGGTCGCCGACGACGCGGTGTTGCCGGCGCTGGAGCAGGTGCTGATGAGTGAGCGTCGGCTCCGGGAGATCTTTGCCACGGTCGCCGAGGTCCGGCTGGATCTGGTGGCGAACCGGGCCACTGTACGGTTGGCGGGACATCCACCGCCGCTGCTGTTCAGCGGTGGCCGGGTCGTGCCGGTGCCCGCACCGGGTGGCCTGCTGCTCGGTGTCCAGCCCCGCCCACCCCGCGCTTTCGATGTGGAGTTCGACACCGATGAGTGGTCTCTGTTGATGTACACCGATGGTCTGATCGAGGGTCGGGTCGGCGATTCCGACGAACGGCTGGACGTGGCCGGGCTGCAACGGCTGGTCTGCGAGCCGGCGGCCCGTGGCGTGTCGTTGCCGGCGCTGCCCGGTTGGCTGGTCGGTCGGGCCGAGGAGATCAATGGCGGTCCACTCGCCGACGACGTCGCGATGCTGCTGGTCAGCCGGGGTGGCGGCCGGTGA